One part of the Aurantibacillus circumpalustris genome encodes these proteins:
- a CDS encoding ArsR/SmtB family transcription factor, with translation MNSQRNWFNTKELIELTAMLKSLGHSSRISIMYLLCNNTEKKMTVKTIYELLKMPQPVISRHLGILRNSGLINRLLVGNHTYYKLNEKNVLARKIANCFSSIDKP, from the coding sequence ATGAATTCACAAAGAAATTGGTTTAATACAAAAGAATTAATTGAGTTAACCGCCATGCTAAAGTCACTTGGTCATTCTTCACGAATTTCAATTATGTATCTCCTTTGTAACAATACCGAGAAAAAAATGACCGTAAAAACCATTTACGAACTATTAAAAATGCCACAACCGGTAATCTCAAGACATTTAGGCATTCTAAGAAACAGCGGTTTAATAAACCGCCTTCTTGTAGGTAATCACACCTATTACAAATTAAATGAAAAGAATGTCCTTGCTCGGAAAATCGCTAACTGCTTTTCATCCATAGATAAACCCTAA